From Fibrobacter sp. UWB4, the proteins below share one genomic window:
- a CDS encoding M6 family metalloprotease domain-containing protein encodes MSWWKCILIGSLVGSASVWAVKAAPFLINSTQPDGSVVQIRKVGNEHFNYTLTGEDSVLVVRDSAGYWNYADEHGKKTGMRVHAKSKRGAKEKNFLKKRDSHEILRKFREKRLKKLQEQQADTSLGPMMLQSSAGAPQMANEWGWGGRGETTQSTGVPTRPALNSVRKEGEVRGLVVLVQFSDVKFKRDNAAEEYLNYLNQEGYSNFYMSGSVRDFFISNSNGKYQPTFDVAGPITLKGTRDSYGSQVNPNNMAAGAVKAISEAMDSLVASNVDFSPYDSDGDRVVDFVYMIYAGVGSADTDVQSAIWPHSYNVAKRLTRNMSMNRYACSPELDGQSYMYNRNTTALNGIGTFCHEFSHVLGLQDHYDVQVNDTRTKVRYTPGQWDLMDAGSYNCPQNRSYTTSCSPANMSSFERFSLGWLDPRYLEVSDTTFVLKSIQENDGLVLTSKKDNEYYFVDFRLLTGFDKGLPNKGVLIWHINYDRYLWTYNEVNTSDPMKVDLIEADGKADMYSVSGDAFPTNRVNSFNGFVTWSGDSLGLEVYDIKIVDDHAEFKTRGSRTPRVTVSSSSAKVSSSSVAVSSSSKNVSSSSRIASSSSRIVSSSSQIASSSSLFEKNSSIAEATSSSSEMMSSSSDASSVLESSKSSSSKGTIALDKKNSTMPNVRISVMDGVLMVHSKIAGRKMVNLFDANGTLLKTEMFYGESCEIRLGEIRGKSFVIATVENEGRIIKSYKVRMN; translated from the coding sequence ATGAGTTGGTGGAAGTGCATATTGATTGGGTCTTTAGTCGGTTCCGCGTCCGTGTGGGCCGTTAAAGCAGCACCGTTTTTAATCAATTCGACACAGCCGGATGGTTCTGTCGTGCAGATTCGAAAGGTCGGAAACGAACACTTTAATTACACGCTGACTGGTGAAGATAGTGTGCTTGTGGTTCGTGATTCTGCCGGTTATTGGAACTATGCCGACGAACATGGTAAAAAGACGGGTATGAGGGTTCATGCCAAGTCCAAACGTGGTGCAAAAGAGAAAAACTTCCTCAAAAAACGCGATTCTCACGAAATCTTGAGAAAGTTCCGCGAAAAACGCCTGAAAAAACTCCAGGAACAGCAGGCGGACACCTCTTTGGGACCCATGATGCTTCAGTCTTCTGCGGGTGCTCCCCAGATGGCTAATGAGTGGGGATGGGGCGGCAGGGGCGAAACGACCCAAAGTACAGGCGTTCCGACACGTCCGGCATTGAATTCTGTCCGAAAAGAGGGCGAAGTTCGTGGCCTTGTTGTTCTGGTCCAATTTAGCGATGTCAAGTTCAAGCGGGATAATGCCGCCGAAGAATATCTGAATTACCTCAATCAGGAGGGATATTCCAATTTTTATATGAGCGGCAGCGTGAGGGATTTCTTTATTTCAAATTCCAACGGCAAGTACCAGCCGACATTTGATGTTGCTGGGCCGATTACTCTGAAAGGTACTCGCGATTCGTACGGCTCTCAAGTGAACCCGAATAACATGGCGGCCGGTGCCGTCAAGGCTATTAGCGAAGCGATGGACTCGCTTGTTGCGAGCAATGTAGATTTTTCGCCTTACGATAGCGATGGTGATCGGGTTGTTGACTTTGTCTATATGATCTATGCCGGTGTCGGCTCTGCGGATACAGATGTGCAATCTGCGATTTGGCCCCATTCATACAATGTTGCAAAGCGTCTTACGCGTAACATGTCGATGAACCGTTACGCTTGCTCTCCAGAACTTGATGGCCAGTCGTATATGTATAATAGAAATACGACCGCGTTGAATGGCATCGGGACGTTCTGCCATGAATTTAGCCATGTGCTTGGACTCCAGGACCATTACGATGTGCAGGTCAACGACACGAGAACGAAAGTCCGTTACACGCCTGGTCAATGGGACCTGATGGATGCCGGGTCATACAACTGCCCGCAAAACAGATCGTATACGACGTCTTGCTCTCCCGCAAACATGTCCTCGTTTGAACGCTTTAGCTTGGGCTGGCTTGATCCAAGGTATCTAGAAGTTTCGGATACAACATTTGTTCTAAAGTCGATTCAGGAAAATGACGGGCTTGTGCTGACGTCTAAAAAGGATAATGAATATTACTTTGTCGATTTCCGTTTGCTGACGGGCTTTGATAAGGGACTTCCCAATAAAGGCGTCTTGATTTGGCATATAAACTATGACCGGTATTTATGGACGTATAACGAAGTCAACACATCGGACCCGATGAAGGTGGATCTGATCGAAGCCGATGGCAAAGCGGATATGTATTCGGTATCTGGTGACGCATTCCCGACGAATCGAGTTAATAGCTTTAACGGCTTTGTGACGTGGAGCGGCGATAGCCTCGGGCTTGAAGTTTATGATATCAAGATCGTTGATGATCATGCCGAATTTAAAACTCGGGGGAGCCGTACCCCGCGCGTGACGGTATCTTCTAGTTCGGCAAAGGTTTCTTCTTCGAGTGTTGCAGTCTCATCGTCGAGTAAAAATGTTTCGTCTTCGAGCCGGATCGCTTCGTCGTCAAGCCGGATTGTTTCCTCTTCAAGTCAAATAGCGTCGTCCTCAAGTCTTTTTGAAAAGAACTCCTCTATTGCCGAGGCCACTTCGAGTTCATCGGAAATGATGAGCAGTTCTTCTGATGCATCCTCGGTTTTGGAAAGCTCAAAGTCTAGCTCTTCGAAGGGTACTATTGCCTTGGATAAAAAGAATTCGACCATGCCGAATGTCCGCATCTCTGTAATGGATGGCGTTTTGATGGTGCATTCCAAGATTGCAGGCCGTAAGATGGTCAACCTTTTCGATGCCAACGGAACGCTTCTTAAAACGGAAATGTTCTATGGCGAATCCTGTGAAATTCGTTTGGGCGAAATTCGCGGAAAATCGTTTGTCATCGCGACGGTTGAAAACGAAGGACGGATAATAAAATCATATAAAGTTCGAATGAACTAG
- the mnmE gene encoding tRNA uridine-5-carboxymethylaminomethyl(34) synthesis GTPase MnmE produces the protein MDSQTIVAPMTPAGVSAVAAIRVSGSKVREVVRLLFGESAFKNLKPREAKLATARDYRTMIGDDRKTAQVIDSLLYIFFEGPNSYTGEDVLELYPHGNPIIVRELIQVIKSVEGVRLAEPGEYTRRAFLNGRMDLVQAESVADVIHSANRDELRNAHRLLGGALSKKVKTLTEQVMDISARLELDVDFSEEEADPDYATWGVKISAIRESVESILKSFKGKAVVSRLPLAVLYGAPNAGKSSLVNALLGEDRILVSNIPGTTRDFVEVRLFLDGGEIRLVDTAGIADKATDALDALSMEKSKEILAEADMKILVVDGSLDERLETRDESCMSCHPERNEVESKDLHPDFVVISKSDLGASRQVGASCQGGNLHISSKTGVGLADLKRAMNAALFKKTENSEDLWITSEREKTCLEEALAGIDRALDLIRTNPAVELLAFEMQLVRRSLQSITGEISSEDVLQQIFAGFCIGK, from the coding sequence ATGGATTCTCAGACGATTGTTGCTCCGATGACGCCTGCGGGCGTGAGTGCCGTTGCCGCCATCCGCGTGAGTGGCTCGAAGGTGCGCGAAGTGGTGCGCCTCTTGTTCGGCGAATCGGCGTTCAAGAATTTGAAGCCTCGCGAAGCAAAGCTTGCGACGGCTCGTGACTATCGTACAATGATCGGCGATGACCGTAAAACGGCGCAAGTCATCGATAGCCTCCTCTACATCTTTTTTGAAGGTCCGAATTCCTATACCGGCGAAGACGTGCTGGAACTTTACCCGCACGGGAACCCGATTATCGTCCGCGAACTCATTCAGGTTATCAAGAGCGTCGAAGGCGTACGCTTGGCAGAGCCGGGCGAATACACGCGCCGCGCTTTCTTGAACGGTCGCATGGACTTGGTGCAGGCGGAATCTGTCGCCGATGTGATCCACAGCGCTAACCGTGACGAACTCAGGAACGCCCATCGCTTGCTCGGCGGTGCGCTCTCGAAAAAAGTCAAGACGCTTACGGAACAGGTCATGGATATCTCGGCCCGCCTCGAACTGGATGTCGATTTCTCCGAAGAAGAAGCTGACCCGGATTATGCGACTTGGGGCGTGAAAATCTCTGCGATTCGCGAAAGCGTAGAATCCATTTTGAAAAGTTTTAAGGGCAAGGCTGTCGTCAGCCGTTTGCCGCTTGCGGTTTTGTACGGCGCTCCGAATGCGGGCAAGTCGAGCCTCGTGAATGCGCTCCTCGGTGAAGACAGAATCCTCGTGAGCAACATCCCCGGCACGACCCGCGACTTTGTCGAAGTCCGCTTGTTCCTGGACGGGGGTGAAATCCGCCTTGTCGATACCGCCGGTATCGCGGACAAGGCGACCGATGCTCTCGATGCGCTTAGCATGGAAAAGAGCAAGGAAATCCTCGCCGAAGCGGACATGAAGATTCTGGTGGTGGACGGTAGTTTAGACGAGAGGCTAGAGACGAGAGACGAAAGTTGCATGTCCTGTCATCCTGAGCGAAACGAAGTGGAGTCGAAGGATCTCCATCCGGATTTTGTCGTCATTTCAAAGAGCGACTTGGGCGCATCTCGGCAGGTCGGCGCATCTTGCCAAGGCGGAAATCTTCACATTTCCTCCAAAACAGGGGTGGGTCTTGCGGATCTCAAACGCGCTATGAACGCCGCCCTTTTCAAGAAAACTGAAAATTCCGAAGACCTCTGGATCACAAGCGAACGCGAAAAGACTTGCCTCGAAGAGGCCCTTGCGGGCATCGACCGTGCACTTGACCTTATCCGCACGAATCCGGCGGTGGAACTTTTGGCTTTCGAAATGCAGCTGGTGCGCCGTTCGCTCCAGAGCATAACGGGCGAAATCTCGTCCGAAGACGTTTTACAACAAATATTTGCGGGGTTCTGCATTGGGAAATAG
- a CDS encoding GRP family sugar transporter has protein sequence MGNSYVGLVLAVFAFGTYMVPLKAWSKFSSWAYLSCMALGMFIGQLCISFATDSFRFLPVGILCGFLWVIAGAFCFWAVKAEQDLTGAGVRSMGVSILASFVSGVLVFSESTLLYFSIPAIILLLFGLSRLAPPQGNIFRNWRSLLGGLIFGLFLIPYKFAEVPILEFMGSFALGIFVSAELLVAILSIKRRALFEYGVAPSVTSMFMGVLWVIGQHGCFWAIDSNGALGYAVGYPLTQLNLLVNLLWGVVVFHEYPTKPERIKLAIAVFVILCGGALLALSKM, from the coding sequence TTGGGAAATAGTTACGTTGGTCTCGTTCTTGCCGTCTTTGCGTTCGGCACTTACATGGTCCCTCTCAAGGCTTGGTCCAAGTTCTCGTCGTGGGCGTACCTCTCCTGCATGGCCTTGGGCATGTTCATCGGGCAGCTTTGCATCTCTTTTGCGACGGACTCGTTCCGCTTTTTGCCGGTAGGCATCCTTTGCGGTTTCCTTTGGGTGATTGCAGGCGCGTTCTGCTTCTGGGCGGTCAAGGCTGAACAGGACTTGACGGGTGCCGGTGTGCGCTCGATGGGCGTGAGCATCCTCGCTTCGTTTGTGAGCGGTGTACTTGTATTCTCGGAATCCACGCTGCTTTATTTTTCGATCCCGGCGATAATCCTTTTGCTTTTCGGCTTGAGCCGACTTGCCCCTCCGCAAGGGAACATTTTCAGAAATTGGCGCTCCCTTCTGGGCGGTCTCATTTTTGGGCTGTTCCTCATCCCCTACAAGTTTGCCGAAGTCCCCATACTCGAATTTATGGGTTCGTTTGCCTTAGGTATTTTTGTATCCGCAGAACTTTTGGTTGCAATTTTGAGTATAAAGCGACGTGCACTTTTTGAATATGGCGTTGCTCCGTCTGTGACGTCCATGTTTATGGGTGTCCTCTGGGTCATCGGACAGCATGGCTGCTTCTGGGCTATCGATTCGAATGGCGCTTTGGGTTACGCCGTTGGTTACCCGCTCACGCAATTGAATCTTTTGGTGAACTTGCTCTGGGGCGTGGTCGTCTTCCATGAATACCCGACCAAGCCGGAACGGATTAAGCTTGCCATTGCGGTTTTTGTTATTCTTTGTGGCGGAGCCTTGCTTGCACTGTCGAAAATGTAA
- a CDS encoding pitrilysin family protein, whose translation MKKLFARIAMSCALVPALLTGTSRAAVNLPVHKEVLDNGLTVLLYPNKQAPTVSFRLFYVTGSVHEVPGKSGLAHILEHELFKGTKKVGISDSVADVRFMATQDSLQALIRSARLADDTARVKTLTVEHDSVLNEHRKIFIKDELWGAYQAAGGTGLNAFTSDLVTAYTVTLPKNKTELFMWLESDRMQNAVLREFYSERSVVREERRMRYDDRPTGRFYETLNSMIYEAFPYRVPTIGWPSDIENLTREQAEEHYRKYYKPRNAILVMAGDLDTLETMKLVKKYFAPIPAGEAFPPLTVRDPEQAGEKRLTVKRKDAPNLYTLVFKTPAVGDSTLYALDIAEGVLNGRSGRLYKRLVEEEKIAVGVSASNSPNKYISEFSVRVNLRPDANREKVEKIVWEELEKLKSQQVSEREFQKVKNRAYAGLVRSLTDMENVATMLGWYEVYGDYRIFLNWADNLDKVNVADVQNVAKKTFVREKSIAGFLVKE comes from the coding sequence ATGAAAAAACTTTTCGCTAGAATTGCTATGAGCTGCGCGCTTGTCCCGGCACTTTTGACGGGGACGTCTAGGGCCGCAGTAAACTTGCCCGTGCATAAGGAAGTCCTTGATAACGGGCTTACCGTACTTTTGTACCCGAACAAGCAGGCTCCGACAGTGAGCTTCCGCCTGTTTTACGTGACCGGCTCCGTCCACGAAGTTCCCGGCAAGTCTGGACTTGCGCATATTCTGGAACATGAACTCTTCAAGGGCACAAAGAAGGTCGGCATCTCCGATAGCGTTGCCGATGTCAGGTTCATGGCAACCCAGGATTCCTTGCAGGCTTTGATCCGCTCGGCAAGACTTGCTGACGATACCGCCCGCGTGAAAACGCTGACTGTAGAACACGATTCCGTGCTGAATGAGCACCGCAAGATTTTCATCAAGGATGAACTGTGGGGCGCCTACCAGGCTGCTGGCGGAACGGGTCTCAACGCCTTTACGAGCGACTTGGTCACGGCTTACACCGTAACGCTTCCCAAGAATAAAACGGAACTCTTTATGTGGCTAGAATCGGACCGCATGCAGAACGCCGTGTTGCGCGAGTTCTATTCGGAACGCTCTGTTGTCCGTGAAGAACGCCGTATGCGCTACGATGACCGCCCGACGGGCCGCTTTTACGAAACGCTGAATTCCATGATTTACGAAGCGTTCCCGTACCGTGTGCCGACCATCGGCTGGCCAAGCGATATCGAAAACCTGACACGCGAACAGGCCGAAGAGCATTACCGCAAGTATTACAAACCGCGCAATGCAATTCTCGTGATGGCAGGCGATTTGGACACGCTTGAAACGATGAAGCTTGTCAAGAAGTATTTTGCACCGATCCCGGCCGGCGAAGCATTCCCTCCGCTTACCGTGCGTGACCCCGAACAGGCTGGCGAAAAGCGTTTGACTGTCAAGCGCAAGGATGCCCCGAATCTTTACACGCTCGTCTTCAAGACTCCCGCTGTGGGCGACAGCACCCTCTACGCACTTGACATTGCCGAAGGCGTGTTGAACGGACGTTCCGGCCGCCTCTACAAGCGCCTTGTCGAAGAAGAAAAAATCGCCGTCGGCGTGAGCGCAAGCAACAGCCCGAACAAGTACATCTCCGAGTTTTCTGTCCGCGTGAATCTGCGCCCCGATGCCAATCGCGAGAAGGTCGAAAAAATCGTCTGGGAAGAACTTGAAAAGTTGAAATCGCAGCAGGTCAGCGAACGCGAATTCCAGAAAGTCAAGAACCGCGCTTATGCAGGACTCGTCCGTAGCTTGACCGATATGGAAAATGTCGCGACCATGCTCGGCTGGTACGAAGTCTATGGCGATTACCGCATCTTCCTCAACTGGGCTGATAATTTGGACAAGGTAAATGTCGCTGACGTGCAGAACGTCGCAAAGAAAACATTTGTCCGCGAAAAGTCCATTGCCGGATTCCTCGTGAAAGAATAA